The sequence GATATGTCTTTACTGCAGCTTTGCGAAGATCAATGGCTCCATGGGATCCTATTCAAAATCCTATTTTAGGAAGTAACAGCAGTAAATGGGAAAGTTCGTATACCAGTGCATATATGTGAGTATTGATTGGTTATAATTTTAGTGTGTATAATTGATTAAACGAAAATTAAAAAAAAGAATATTTTAAGACTTCACGTAATTTACTCAGTATTATAGATCTTATCAATAAGAACTGGTGATTTGTAAAAAATCTGGGACAGAATGAACTTTATTCTGTCTCAGATTTTTTGATATTTTGCAATGTTTTAAATCCGTAGGATATACGTTTTATTGCTTTTATATGGGTATTCTTTGTTTCTATTTTTCCGTTAGAGTAAGGATAGAGCATCGCATTAGTAATTCCTTCTTCGTAGGTTAAAGGGGGTTGAAGTTTCTCACGAAAGTTATCATCTAACGCTTCTGGAATCTTTTAATAAGGTAAAAAAGTTGGGCTCTTTGTCTCGAAAAGCTTCAATTAACTCGTGGAAAAACCAAATAATCGATCAATCATCATCACTTCAGTACAACTTTTTATACTAAAAGATATAGACACTTTTTCCGTCAGTAAAGAAGTAACTTTATACCTGAAAATATATAAGTTTTTATTTTCAATAATACATTTAGTTAAATAGTTTTAACTGTGAACGCTCACAAAATATCTAACTGACTAATTTTTCTCCTTCAGATTTTAATAACAAAAAGGCTAAATGTAATTATTTTCTACAACAATGAAGAATAAAATAAAAAATTAGATGCTAATCTATATGCCTTCCTTTAGGCAAATGTAAAACGAGGTTAAAGAATGATAATTGATATATATTAGAATAAATTAAATATAAAGTTTTTTGAATCACAGCACATTTCTTAGAATAATAAAATCAATATATATTTATTTTCGAACTAATCTTGATACTTTTGAATAAATAAGTTTATGTATAATAATAAATGTATTTGAAAAATGAAAGTGGTGATTTTTATTAGACGAATATCTTGAAGGAAAGTTTAAATGTTTAAAAAATGATTGGAAATCAAATTATAATTGAAAGAGGGTATTACAATAATGAAAAAATTATTATTAATAAGTTCAGTGATCTTAGGTACATTATTTATGCAAACTGCCGATGCTTCAGCAGCAACATTAAAAGATACGAATGGTGATGATGTTGTAGGGAATAGAAACTATGTTATAAAAGCTAACCCAGAAGGATTTAAAGCAAAATATTGGAAAACGAGATATGTAGATGTTGGTTCAGATTGGGTTAATTTAACAACAGACAAGGATAACGGGTCTAGTTATCAATTAGTTACTAATGGAATTGTACAAGAAAATGTTGCATATAAAATTTATGACTCTGGTTCGGGTAAATACTTAAATTATCAAGCAGGTAATACTGTTTGGTATCCTATGGGAGGAGTCTATATGGGAGCCAAGAATGGGAGTATAAATTGGAAATTTAGTCTATCAGATGATGGAAAAAGCTATAAGTTTTCAGCTGATGATGGACCAATCTATACAGATGTTTTAGCCTCTATGTCCCTTGTCACAAGTAATAAAAATAGTCATGAAAATTTCACTGTAGAATTCGTTAGAAAGTAATCATCAGATTATTAGCAAAGCAAAAAAAGCATATATAGTACTTGGAATGAAAGCTATTTTGTAATAAATACATTCTGATTCAAAGCACGGGGATGAAACTCTCTAATTGATGTTCAAGAACTTATTCCCCTTCTTGAACAAATAATTTATGACAAGGTTCTTTAATAACTTAGTATATGTAAAAAGAGTGTGAAATCCACTCTTTTTACATATACTATTTGTTTAAAACCTAAATAATTTAATCTATAGAAAAATTGTTCGTATAGTTTCATTTAATGTAATATAATTATTTAACAGAAAGGAATGGTTAAATGAAAATTTCAGCTAAGTTATTTGTTTTAGGAATAGGACTAACTTTTGGAGGTCTTATAACGAGTGTTCCAGCAGAAGCAAAAAATATTGTGACGAGTAACTATGAATTAGGAAGTTTTGCTCAAAATGCCCCTGTCAATCCTCCCTTGCTACGAAGCAAACGCAGCCTCAGTTAAACACCTCCGAGAGTAAACTTTATCGATATTTCCTCTCATAATGGAGAAATTTCTGTAGAACAATTTCAAAAGATGAAAAACATGGGAATTAAAGGCGTAGTAGTTAAATTAACTGAAGGGACAACCTATAAAAAAACATTAGCACCTAGTCAAGTTAACATTGCCAAAAAAGCAGGTCTAACTGTTTCAACGTATCATTTTTCTTAATCGATCAAGCCAATTACTATGCGGATTACGCAGAAGACTTAGGTCTATCCAAAAATGGTGTCATGGTTAATGACGCGGAAACTATCCCAATGATTAACGCGGATGCCGCAAAAGTTTCTGTCTACTTTAGAGATTAATTGGCAAAACGTGGCTTCAAAAACGTCGTACATTATTCTAGCGCTAGTTGGTTTAACAATAATTGGATGGAATATGACGTTTTAGGCAAAGAAAATAGTTGGGTGGCAGAATGGCCGGCGAACCCAAGTGCTAATAACTTATTGCACACAGACATAGCCGCTTGGCAATGGAGTAGTCAAGGTTTTTTTGATTTTATTCCTGGAATTAACTTTGATTATAATATTGATTATTCAGGTCGTTTCACTACTAACAATAATAAAAATTTATTAGATACTGCTGTAAAAAATGGATTGTCTTATATTTATCTGACCCTTAGTTCTGACGAGTTTCAATTGCCTAAACGTTTAATGGTTTATTTGGATGGTCAATATTATTTTGAAACCTAGTAAGGAGTTAACTATTATTCTTATCGTACTAGTTTATCAGATGGTGCACAACAATTGAGAAGAGAATTTGCTGGGAAATCTGGGCAAAAAATTGAACTTTATGAAGCTCCAGGTATTCCAGGTACAAATTCTGATGGAAAGAAATTATTAGAATCAATTACTTTAGACGACGATTTAAAAATTTGACTTTCAATCGTCATATGATAATGACAGATAAGTGTATAAGACATTTAAAAAGTTACAAAGAATAAAATATCAATATTATTGATAGGTATGTATAGATTACATGTAAATAATTTAAAGTTTTTTAGTAGACTAGCATTTTGTTTTTTTGGTATATTATGATTATTTAATATTATTAAGTCTAGCAATCTCAGAAACAGTTAAATCAGCCTCCATTTCAGCGTAAGCACTCATAATTGTAAAGAAAAAAATTTTCCCATAGAGGTACTAGTATCAATATTATTTTCACCTAAATAATCCAGCAAAGTTCTATGAATAATGAGATCAATTATAGAAATAAATCACAAAAAAAAATGACGAAGGTAACAAAAATATTTCACGATCAAGTTCTTTAAGCGAAGAATCTACCCAGAATAATAAAATCATATCTTATTCAAAAAATAATGATTTGGGAAATGAACAGTCACAAAAAGAGCAATCAAATTATTAAAAAAATATAGTCGTAGCACAATTTCTAGGGAGATTATTCGTAGTCAAGAGTATCAAGACTATGAACGATATTCTCCTAAAAGACGACAGCATATGTACCGTTACGACGTTTTAATTGCCCAGAATAATGCTAGATATAGAAAGTTAAAAATTGGCAGGAATACGAAACTGACTGATGAAATGAAGGACGCAATCATTGAAGGTTACAAGAAAAAATGGTCGCCAGAACAAATTGTAAATGCTGATTCACGGGTATCCGTATGCGTAAACACTGTCTATAATTGGGTTTTACGTGGCTTTATTAAAGAGCTTGACCGCAGATTAGTTAAGCGATATTGTAAGAGATCAGCAAGAAAGTATAGAGCTTTAGGCAGAAATGAAAGCGAAATGGTGTTAAAAAGATCTATTGAACAGCGCCCTAGTGTCATTAATAAGCGTGAACGTTTAGGAGACTGGGAAATTGATTGTGTACTTCCATCAAGAGAAGGAAAAAAAGTGCATTGTAACGCTCATTGAACGCAAATCCAGATACACCTTCATGGCCCTTAGCAGCGAATCAGAGCGGTCGTCCAATGATTCCTGTAATAGATACGTTCATGTCGCTTCACGGAGACGCTGTACACTTGATTACGTGTGACAGAGGTCGTGAATTCGCAAATAGTACTTTCATAAGCTGTATTGAACGAAATTATCATAAAAAAGTGTATTTTACTCATGCTTATGCGCCACAAGAACGAGGAACCAACGAGAATACAAATGGCTTAATACGAGCTTACTTGCCAAAAAAAACAGACGTTTGAATCACAATCTCAGTCTGATATGATCTATATCGCTACTCAACTTAATACTAGGCCTAAAAAGATACATGGGTTCAAAACTTGCGCAGAAATCTTTAAAAATGAGGTATTAAAACTTGAAGGGGACGACGTATATATACCCAGTAATATTGTATAAGATTTAATTAAGATGTTGCATTTTCTATTTACATCCGCCTTTTTTAGTTAAAATAAGATGTATTATACAAAGTAGTTTAATGCGGCTGAATTTCAGTACCAAATGCGAAAATCAAAGCTCTTTAAATTAACGTTCCTTAGTATGTTTAATAAAAAAATGACTCATATGTTACCTGTTATAGATACCTTGGAAACTTTGTGAAATATAACATTTAGACCAATTTAAATAAGCGCTACTTTACGTAATTCTTTGTGGAATACCAATTGAGCCGACTTCCAATTCAATGTTTTTCTTGGTCGATTCTACAGCTTGATTTAACTCCTGTTGATCAACAGGAGTTAAATCAGTCCCTTTAGGATAATATTCTCTAAGTAGCCCATTATGATTCTCATTACAGCCACGTTCTTGCGGGCTATAAGCATTTGCTAAGTAAATTTTGTTACCTTTAGACTCAATCAAACCGACATATCCTTGATTGATAAATTCACTTCCTCGATCACAGGTAATCGACTTTACAGCGCTTGGGTAATCCTTCAATAGCTGACACATGCTTTATACATGTTATGAGACGTCTTTTTAGGCATTTTTTAGGTCTTATAACGGTCTTGTACAATGTAGCTAATGCAACTGTAGAGTGCCGTACAGATAGAACGCTATCTGCTTCCCAATGCCCAAGTTCTTCTCTAGTCTCAGCTTTTGTCGGACGTTCATGAATTGTTTTCACATCAGTAAATCGTCCACGAAAATCACCGATTCTTTTATTCACTGATTTTCTTCCTTTTCGTCTTAACATTTTTCGTTCCCTAGCACTACCTACAGGAAATCCGTCATCAAATAGAACATTATAAATAGAACGATAAATAGTAGGGTAGCTAATGACAGATTCATTGTTCTCTAGGTTAATTCTATTCGCTATCTGTTCTGGAGACCCATTGTTCTTCAAAAAGTAGCTTACGAATGGTTTCCTTTAGTAAAACTATGATGGAGAAAGATCATTTCCCGCTCACGTATAGTAAGACTAACTATATGAAGTCATAGCTGAATACCTCCTAGTTGAT is a genomic window of Enterococcus haemoperoxidus ATCC BAA-382 containing:
- a CDS encoding IS30 family transposase yields the protein MSREIIRSQEYQDYERYSPKRRQHMYRYDVLIAQNNARYRKLKIGRNTKLTDEMKDAIIEGYKKKWSPEQIVNADSRVSVCVNTVYNWVLRGFIKELDRRLVKRYCKRSARKYRALGRNESEMVLKRSIEQRPSVINKRERLGDWEIDCVLPSREGKKVHCNAH
- a CDS encoding IS30 family transposase encodes the protein MNANPDTPSWPLAANQSGRPMIPVIDTFMSLHGDAVHLITCDRGREFANSTFISCIERNYHKKVYFTHAYAPQERGTNENTNGLIRAYLPKKTDV
- a CDS encoding GH25 family lysozyme, whose translation is MAKRGFKNVVHYSSASWFNNNWMEYDVLGKENSWVAEWPANPSANNLLHTDIAAWQWSSQGFFDFIPGINFDYNIDYSGRFTTNNNKNLLDTAVKNGLSYIYLTLSSDEFQLPKRLMVYLDGQYYFET
- a CDS encoding GH25 family lysozyme, producing the protein MGIKGVVVKLTEGTTYKKTLAPSQVNIAKKAGLTVSTYHFS
- a CDS encoding IS30 family transposase produces the protein MKDYPSAVKSITCDRGSEFINQGYVGLIESKGNKIYLANAYSPQERGCNENHNGLLREYYPKGTDLTPVDQQELNQAVESTKKNIELEVGSIGIPQRIT